The stretch of DNA TGCAGCCGACGTTCAGACACACACCTCCGAGCACATCGTCCTTCTCCACAAGAATCACTTTCTTGCCGCGGTCGGCGGCGTAGAATGCAGCCGCATGTCCGCCGGGACCGGAGCCGATGACAACGATATCTGTTTTGATTGATTTCATATCTTTCTTTCTTCTGTGTAGAATTCTGCCACCAAGAACCAAAGACTCAAAGGGATCACCAACGATATTTTAGAGTACATATCGTTTTATGCCATGTTTGATAAGTGGAACGTTGAAATTGATGAGATAACCTAACCTCTTGCCCAAAAGATGCAGATGGCTGAGGATCTGAGCCTGCCAGACCGGATTCATTTCTTCCACTGCCTTGAGTTCGCAAACAACCGAATCCTCGACCAGCACGTCCAATCTCAACCCTTCATTGAAGTGAAGGTCTTTGTAGCGAATAGGGAAATCTATCTGACGCTTGAAACAAAGTCCGCGTTGACCGAGTTCATAACAAAAACAAGACTCATAAATCTTTTCGAGAAGACCTGGACCCAATTCGTTGTGAACAGCGTACGCTGCATCCACTATCAGCTTCCCTATCTCCTCTTCTCGCGAGGAAAGCGGCAAGAATTCTTTATGTGTCTTTCCCATCTCACAGACTTTGTGTGGGACTTGGATTCTTGGGTTCTTCGTGGCGAACCTTCTCAGGACTTCACATCTTCTTCTTTGAATCCTTGCAGCGCTTGCACGAAATCA from Bacteroidota bacterium encodes:
- a CDS encoding GxxExxY protein — its product is MGKTHKEFLPLSSREEEIGKLIVDAAYAVHNELGPGLLEKIYESCFCYELGQRGLCFKRQIDFPIRYKDLHFNEGLRLDVLVEDSVVCELKAVEEMNPVWQAQILSHLHLLGKRLGYLINFNVPLIKHGIKRYVL